A genomic window from Aquitalea aquatilis includes:
- a CDS encoding serine/threonine protein kinase, with translation MRYPSLEQYQVALQSPRTAFIDASLASGSIPTNMLSLPEVISGGFALTYRVDVSSNRYAVRCFHKESTALEQRYTAIAKRLRSLASPYFLTFEYQSQGVRVDGAVFPLVKMAWASGETLGEFLEAHHKDRQKLSNLQQALRSLATYLEQQGIAHGDIQTGNLMVSKDGRTIQLIDYDGMFVPEVAVLGSSEIGHLNFQHPKRGARHFDSRLDRFSFILLDLALRALQGHPQLWVATQCESDSIIFRANDFIDPPSSGAFTQLFKLSGLERDVKNFAAICQGGYSEVPSLAEFINGQYTPRAVVALGTGSQVRARAAYLSQYPVLDGGDYLLLQRHIGQMVELVGRIIEVSESRTRHGKPYVFINFADWRGQCVKLTIWSTALSKFSSKPTKSWEGRWVSTKGLVDPIYRSKPRARQPYEHISITISAPNQILLLDGEEALYRLGRPNNAKVVSRGGAVNNSELLSQLRGNTPSSEKSPAQPKIQQPQSSNQQLLAKLKSQQAAQSPIAHRSTSVAQVPQQPKAQHTPTSTPARQSTGSFQSVTRTNVRQTQVTGKKGRIRKWMYWGLGLFFLYLLLAARHA, from the coding sequence ATGCGTTATCCCAGCCTTGAGCAATACCAAGTAGCACTGCAATCGCCGAGGACAGCCTTTATTGATGCGTCCTTAGCCTCCGGCTCGATACCGACCAATATGCTCAGCCTGCCAGAGGTTATCAGCGGGGGCTTTGCGCTCACCTATCGTGTAGACGTATCGAGCAACCGTTATGCGGTACGGTGTTTTCATAAAGAGTCCACTGCACTTGAGCAGCGTTATACCGCAATAGCGAAACGGTTGAGGTCGCTAGCGTCTCCTTATTTCTTAACTTTCGAATACCAATCACAGGGCGTTAGGGTTGATGGCGCTGTTTTCCCATTGGTAAAAATGGCTTGGGCTTCCGGGGAAACGTTGGGCGAGTTCCTTGAAGCCCACCACAAAGACCGTCAAAAGCTGTCCAATTTGCAGCAGGCCCTGCGGTCGCTGGCGACATATCTGGAACAGCAGGGAATTGCTCACGGGGATATTCAGACCGGTAACCTGATGGTGTCGAAAGATGGTCGAACCATACAGTTGATTGACTATGATGGGATGTTTGTTCCGGAGGTCGCGGTACTAGGTTCGTCGGAAATAGGGCATCTCAATTTCCAACACCCAAAGCGGGGTGCTCGGCATTTTGATAGTCGACTGGACCGGTTTTCATTCATTCTGCTGGATTTGGCTCTGCGCGCCTTACAGGGGCACCCTCAGTTGTGGGTGGCCACCCAGTGTGAATCTGACTCGATAATTTTCCGAGCCAACGACTTCATTGACCCACCGTCATCAGGGGCGTTTACACAACTTTTCAAGCTATCCGGCCTTGAACGAGACGTTAAAAATTTTGCGGCTATTTGCCAAGGGGGCTACAGCGAAGTCCCCTCCTTAGCAGAGTTCATCAACGGGCAGTACACCCCCAGAGCTGTAGTGGCCTTGGGGACGGGTTCACAGGTCAGGGCACGCGCAGCATATCTTAGCCAGTACCCTGTGCTGGATGGCGGCGACTACTTGTTGCTTCAGCGGCATATAGGCCAAATGGTGGAGCTCGTAGGCCGAATTATTGAAGTGAGTGAGAGTAGGACGCGGCACGGCAAACCCTATGTATTCATCAATTTTGCTGACTGGCGTGGCCAATGCGTAAAACTCACTATTTGGAGTACCGCCCTTAGCAAATTCTCCAGTAAGCCGACAAAAAGTTGGGAGGGGCGATGGGTCAGCACCAAAGGGTTGGTTGACCCTATTTATCGTAGCAAACCGAGAGCTCGTCAGCCGTATGAACATATCAGCATAACCATTTCCGCTCCCAACCAAATCCTATTGCTGGACGGAGAAGAAGCGCTTTATCGCCTTGGTAGGCCAAACAATGCCAAAGTGGTATCACGGGGAGGTGCCGTTAATAACAGCGAATTGCTTTCGCAACTACGTGGAAATACTCCTTCGTCAGAAAAGTCACCGGCCCAGCCGAAAATTCAGCAACCACAATCTTCGAATCAACAATTGCTGGCCAAGTTGAAGAGCCAGCAAGCTGCCCAAAGCCCAATTGCACATAGAAGTACATCGGTAGCGCAGGTGCCGCAGCAACCGAAAGCACAACATACACCGACATCAACTCCAGCGAGACAGTCAACTGGTTCCTTTCAAAGCGTAACGCGAACCAATGTCCGACAAACCCAAGTAACAGGAAAGAAAGGGAGAATTCGTAAATGGATGTATTGGGGACTTGGGTTGTTTTTTTTGTACCTGTTACTGGCCGCTCGCCATGCTTGA
- a CDS encoding protein phosphatase 2C domain-containing protein: MLRVEFHASVPKELEQPELNEDALAIDEAAGRFAVSDGASTAYDSRIWANMLTARFLQSPAVNHEWVTALIREYRASYDFDQLSWIQQSGIEQGAFATLLAAEFQPERVELELLCVGDSLAVLVENGTALKTFPYSHAEQFDVDPTLLSTRSNANEFITASQFYSQHSTTWSLHNSSVVLLMTDALGKWLLEASVKGHSTLQQLLTIGSEEEFEQLVMTLRETKQIKVDDTTLVRLAFEVKV; encoded by the coding sequence ATGTTACGTGTAGAGTTCCATGCGTCAGTTCCCAAAGAACTGGAACAGCCAGAGCTGAACGAAGATGCGCTGGCCATCGATGAGGCGGCAGGCAGGTTCGCCGTTTCTGATGGGGCCTCCACAGCATACGATTCGCGCATCTGGGCGAACATGCTGACGGCGCGTTTTCTTCAGTCTCCGGCGGTAAACCATGAATGGGTGACAGCTCTTATCCGCGAATACCGTGCGAGCTACGACTTCGACCAGCTATCGTGGATTCAACAGTCAGGTATTGAGCAAGGGGCCTTTGCTACCTTGCTGGCGGCAGAGTTCCAGCCCGAGCGGGTGGAGCTGGAACTCCTCTGTGTCGGCGATAGCCTGGCCGTCCTGGTCGAAAATGGCACTGCCTTAAAAACCTTTCCCTACAGCCATGCTGAGCAATTCGATGTAGACCCGACGTTGCTCTCAACACGTAGTAACGCCAATGAATTTATAACAGCCAGCCAGTTCTACAGCCAGCACTCAACGACCTGGTCCCTCCACAACAGCTCAGTGGTCCTGCTGATGACTGATGCCCTGGGGAAATGGTTGCTAGAAGCGTCGGTAAAGGGCCATTCCACATTACAGCAACTGCTCACCATCGGTTCAGAAGAGGAATTCGAACAGCTGGTAATGACACTTCGCGAGACGAAACAGATAAAAGTCGATGATACGACTCTCGTGAGATTGGCATTTGAAGTGAAAGTTTAA
- a CDS encoding vWA domain-containing protein, whose amino-acid sequence MPYQASIQRSTPTAFLFLVDQSGSMGDLMAASDKTKAQFVADVLNRTLMNLITRCSKPEGIRDYFQIGVIGYGGMGACNGFQGSLGGSILHPISSIGANPLRIEERRKKMDDGAGGLIEQTVKFPIWFEPQADGGTPMCAALTQAAEELAAWCDANPDSYPPTVLHVTDGESTDGDPEAVADTLRQFQTNDGNVLLLNLHVSVQAGNPIRFPAAEGGLPDQYSKLLFRMSSQLPQHLVSYAQGKGFSVSHESRGFMFNAEASEIVEFFDIGTRPSQMR is encoded by the coding sequence ATGCCATACCAAGCCTCCATCCAACGCAGTACACCGACCGCTTTTCTGTTCTTAGTTGACCAATCAGGTTCCATGGGGGACTTGATGGCTGCTTCCGACAAAACTAAAGCTCAATTCGTTGCGGATGTGCTCAACCGTACGCTGATGAACCTCATCACTCGTTGCTCGAAGCCAGAAGGGATTCGCGACTACTTCCAAATTGGTGTTATCGGTTACGGGGGCATGGGGGCCTGTAACGGTTTTCAAGGCTCTCTGGGTGGTAGCATTTTGCATCCAATTTCCAGTATCGGCGCCAACCCGTTACGTATAGAAGAGCGCCGCAAGAAGATGGATGACGGGGCGGGCGGCCTCATCGAGCAAACAGTCAAATTTCCTATCTGGTTCGAGCCACAGGCCGATGGCGGCACCCCCATGTGCGCCGCGTTGACTCAAGCGGCCGAAGAGCTCGCTGCCTGGTGTGATGCGAATCCGGATAGCTACCCTCCGACGGTTTTACATGTGACCGATGGGGAATCCACAGATGGCGACCCAGAAGCAGTCGCGGACACCTTGCGTCAATTTCAGACCAATGACGGTAACGTGTTGTTACTGAACCTGCATGTGAGCGTGCAGGCGGGCAACCCTATCCGTTTCCCCGCTGCGGAGGGTGGATTACCCGACCAGTACTCCAAGCTGCTCTTCAGAATGTCCAGCCAATTGCCCCAGCATCTAGTTAGCTATGCCCAAGGCAAAGGGTTTAGCGTCTCTCATGAATCCCGAGGGTTCATGTTCAATGCAGAGGCGTCTGAGATTGTCGAATTCTTTGACATCGGCACACGTCCGTCGCAAATGCGGTAG
- a CDS encoding helix-turn-helix domain-containing protein produces the protein MEAELGEKLRRLRLNKNIDQQTLAARAGISVRALRNLESGQGSSVNTLLRVLRTLGRESWLQTIAPVPTINPLTLTRAAKPRLRASQKRKPQKKD, from the coding sequence ATGGAAGCTGAGCTGGGCGAAAAGCTCAGAAGGCTTCGACTGAACAAGAACATCGACCAGCAGACCTTGGCGGCGAGGGCGGGAATAAGTGTTCGTGCTCTGCGAAACCTTGAGAGCGGACAAGGCTCATCAGTCAATACCTTGCTCAGGGTGCTTCGCACCCTGGGCCGGGAGTCATGGCTGCAAACCATTGCCCCAGTGCCTACTATCAATCCGCTCACACTAACTCGAGCTGCCAAGCCACGACTACGCGCATCGCAGAAGCGTAAGCCACAGAAGAAAGATTAA